A genomic region of Miscanthus floridulus cultivar M001 chromosome 3, ASM1932011v1, whole genome shotgun sequence contains the following coding sequences:
- the LOC136545947 gene encoding protein QUIRKY-like, with amino-acid sequence MAARGGGGGPPPPGPLPMVRRLAVEVVDARDLVSKDGLGTSSAFAVVDFDGQRKRTRTVPRDLNPQWHERLEFVVHDPANMHGEALDISLYHDRRFNPSGSGGGSGKNHFLGRVRIYGSQFSRRGEEGIVYFPLEKRSLISWIRGEVGLKIYYYDEPAVMPPPPEEKPPEQADNAPPPEVPPEAPRELPDMPAPTEAAVEVQQPAAQPPIIIVEEAPMHPPMMMPPMHGPHGPHGPMMPPPMHGPHGPHGPVMPPPVHGPHGAMTPPPLEPPQPEPEPAPEPESGDQYPPEVRKTRMATERVRVVRHPSGGLGPDYYAPSPRVIPGRFVSTGESVEPVQSSSYDLVEPMRYLFVRVVRVRGIRACEGPYVKVQAGPHSLRSRPGRDVSGTGNPEWNQVFAISHARTEPTLEISVWDGGAPSPAEAFLGGVCFDLSDVPVRDQPDGPLAPQWYRLEGGEPGMVTGDIMVAVWIGTQADDAFPEAWNTDAPYAAYTRSKVYQSPKLWYLRASVIEAQDLRVPAPLPGLPFDVRVKIQLGFQSARTRRSVASSSGSAFAWSEDLMFVASEPLDDNIIVLVEDRSMIKEPALLGHATIPVTTIEQRLDERQIVASRWFTLEGGTSGIGMPPGNAGGPPAFYSGRLHLRLCLEGGYHVLDEAAHVCSDYRPTAKQLWKPPVGVLELGIMGACGLLPMKTKGGVKGSTDAYCVAKYGKKWVRTRTITDSLNPQWNEQYTWQVYDPCTVLTVAVFDNWRMFAGPGDERQDYRIGKVRVRVSTLESNRAYTASYPLLVLLRSGLKKMGEVQLAVRFSSPAQLPDTWATYTTPLLPRMHYLRPIGVAQQEALRGAAVRTVATWLARSEPPLGPEVVKYMLDADAHTWSVRRAKANWFRIMGVLAWAVGLARWLDGVQRWRNPSTTVLVHALYLVLVWYPELVVPTASLYVFMIGVWYYRFRPRGPAGMDARLSQADTVDGDELEEEFDPVPPPEVLRLRYERLRTLAGRVQRVMGDVAAQGERLQALVSWRDPRASRIFVGVSFAVAVALYAMPPKMVAVASGFYYLRHPMFRDPMPPPAVNFFRRLPSLSDRLL; translated from the coding sequence ATGGCGGcccgcggtggcggtggcggccctCCGCCCCCGGGGCCACTGCCGATGGTGCGGAGGCTGGCCGTCGAGGTGGTGGACGCGCGCGACCTCGTGTCCAAGGACGGCCTCGGCACGTCCAGCGCCTTCGCGGTCGTGGATTTCGACGGCCAGAGGAAGCGCACGCGCACCGTGCCGCGGGACCTCAACCCGCAGTGGCACGAGCGCCTCGAGTTCGTCGTGCATGACCCGGCGAACATGCACGGCGAGGCGCTCGACATCTCGCTCTACCACGACCGCCGCTTCAACCCCTCCGGCAGCGGCGGGGGAAGCGGCAAGAACCACTTCCTCGGCCGCGTCCGCATCTACGGCTCCCAGTTCTCGCGCCGCGGCGAGGAGGGGATCGTCTACTTCCCGCTCGAGAAGCGCAGCCTCATCAGCTGGATCCGCGGCGAGGTTGGACTCAAGATTTACTACTACGACGAGCCTGCAGTAATGCCGCCGCCTCCGGAAGAAAAGCCGCCGGAGCAGGCCGACaacgcgccgccgccggaggtCCCGCCGGAAGCGCCGAGAGAGCTCCCAGATATGCCCGCGCCGACTGAGGCCGCCGTCGAAGTGCAGCAGCCGGCGGCGCAACCTCCGATCATTATCGTGGAGGAAGCGCCCATGCACCCACCAATGATGATGCCGCCGATGCACGGGCCTCACGGCCCCCACGGTCCGATGATGCCGCCGCCGATGCACGGGCCGCACGGCCCCCACGGTCCCGTGATGCCGCCGCCGGTACACGGGCCACACGGGGCAATGACGCCGCCGCCACTAGAGCCGCCGCAGCCGGAGCCAGAGCCAGCGCCGGAACCGGAATCCGGCGACCAGTACCCTCCCGAGGTGCGAAAGACGCGGATGGCCACGGAGCGCGTCCGCGTCGTGCGCCACCCGAGCGGCGGCTTGGGCCCGGATTACTACGCGCCCTCTCCCCGCGTCATCCCCGGGCGGTTCGTGTCCACCGGTGAGTCCGTGGAACCGGTGCAGTCGTCGTCGTACGACCTGGTGGAGCCGATGCGCTACCTCTTCGTGCGCGTCGTGCGGGTGCGCGGCATACGCGCCTGCGAGGGCCCGTACGTCAAGGTCCAGGCTGGTCCGCACTCGCTCCGATCGCGGCCTGGCCGGGACGTCTCCGGCACCGGCAACCCCGAATGGAACCAGGTGTTCGCCATCAGCCACGCCAGGACGGAGCCCACGCTGGAGATCTCCGTGTGGGACGGAGGCGCGCCCTCCCCTGCCGAAGCCTTCCTCGGCGGCGTGTGCTTCGACCTCTCCGACGTGCCTGTCCGCGACCAGCCCGATGGCCCGCTGGCGCCGCAGTGGTACAGGCTCGAGGGCGGCGAGCCCGGCATGGTGACGGGGGACATCATGGTGGCGGTGTGGATCGGCACGCAGGCCGACGACGCGTTCCCGGAGGCGTGGAACACCGACGCGCCGTACGCCGCGTACACGCGCTCCAAGGTGTACCAGTCGCCCAAGCTCTGGTACCTGAGGGCGTCCGTCATCGAGGCGCAGGACCTGCGCGTCCCGGCGCCGCTGCCGGGGCTGCCGTTCGACGTGCGCGTCAAGATACAGCTTGGCTTCCAGTCGGCGCGGACACGACGGTCAGTGGCCAGCAGCAGCGGCTCCGCGTTCGCGTGGTCCGAAGACCTCATGTTCGTCGCGTCCGAGCCGCTCGACGACAACATCATCGTGCTAGTGGAGGATCGGTCCATGATCAAGGAACCCGCGCTCCTCGGCCACGCAACCATCCCGGTGACCACCATAGAGCAGCGCCTCGACGAGCGGCAGATCGTCGCGTCGAGATGGTTCACCCTCGAAGGCGGGACGTCAGGCATCGGCATGCCTCCCGGCAACGCCGGCGGCCCGCCGGCTTTCTACTCCGGGCGGCTGCACCTTCGGCTCTGCCTGGAAGGCGGGTACCACGTGCTCGACGAGGCGGCGCACGTGTGCAGCGACTACCGGCCGACGGCGAAGCAGCTGTGGAAGCCGCCGGTGGGCGTGCTGGAGCTCGGCATCATGGGAGCGTGCGGCTTGCTGCCGATGAAGACCAAGGGAGGCGTCAAGGGGTCGACGGACGCGTACTGCGTGGCCAAGTACGGCAAAAAGTGGGTGCGCACGCGGACCATCACCGACAGCCTCAACCCACAGTGGAACGAGCAGTACACGTGGCAGGTGTACGACCCGTGCACTGTGCTCACGGTCGCCGTGTTCGACAACTGGCGCATGTTCGCCGGCCCCGGCGACGAGCGGCAGGACTACCGCATCGGGAAGGTGCGGGTGCGCGTGTCCACGCTGGAGAGCAACCGGGCGTACACGGCGTCGTACCCGCTGCTGGTGCTGCTGCGGTCGGGGCTGAAGAAGATGGGCGAGGTGCAGCTCGCCGTGCGGTTCTCGTCTCCGGCGCAGCTCCCGGACACGTGGGCCACGTACACGACGCCGCTGCTGCCGCGCATGCACTACCTGCGCCCCATCGGCGTCGCGCAGCAGGAGGCGCTCCGGGGCGCGGCCGTGCGCACCGTGGCCACATGGCTGGCGCGCTCGGAGCCGCCGCTGGGGCCAGAGGTGGTGAAGTACATGCTCGACGCGGACGCGCACACGTGGAGCGTGCGGCGCGCCAAGGCCAACTGGTTCCGCATCATGGGGGTGCTCGCCTGGGCCGTGGGTCTGGCGCGGTGGCTGGACGGCGTGCAGCGGTGGCGCAACCCGTCGACGACCGTGCTGGTCCACGCGCTCTATCTAGTCCTGGTGTGGTACCCGGAGCTGGTGGTGCCCACGGCGTCGCTGTACGTGTTCATGATCGGCGTGTGGTACTACCGGTTCCGACCCCGGGGCCCCGCCGGCATGGACGCGCGGCTGTCGCAGGCCGACACGGTGGACGGCGACGAGCTGGAGGAGGAGTTCGACCCGGTGCCGCCGCCCGAGGTCCTCCGGCTTCGGTACGAACGGCTGCGCACGCTGGCGGGGCGGGTGCAGCGCGTCATGGGCGACGTGGCGGCGCAGGGCGAGCGGCTGCAGGCGCTGGTGAGCTGGCGGGACCCGCGCGCCAGCCGGATCTTCGTGGGCGTGAGCTTCGCCGTGGCCGTCGCGCTGTACGCCATGCCGCCCAAGATGGTGGCCGTGGCCAGCGGGTTCTACTACCTGCGCCACCCGATGTTCCGGGACCCTATGCCCCCGCCAGCGGTCAACTTCTTCCGCCGCCTGCCGAGCCTGTCCGACAGGTTGCTCTGA